One Telluria mixta DNA window includes the following coding sequences:
- a CDS encoding SEL1-like repeat protein, which yields MTPSEIDARHTAEFLRVKALAERGVATAQHSLGFMYVNGQGVPRNFELAVAWYRMAASSGLEQAQYNLGVMYQKGQGVAQDLGQALYWYRQAAEQGYVQAQYNLGWLYAKGQGTPADVHEALHWFNKAAEQGDPGAQHNLGMMYEGGKGVAQDVALAVEWYRKAAEQNYARSQFNLALRYDSGQGIARDVQQAIHWFRKAAEQGYAPAQFNLGLRYDKGQDLPQDSEKAILWYGRAGEQGHASSQFNLALIYDAGHGVARDRQLALAWFRRAAEQGHAAAQDNLGLRYEMGTMSGQGVEQDHAQAAHWYALAAAQGFAGAQYHLGQLYDAGHGVAQDPSIALDWYRKAAEQGHLRAQFDLALRFESGNGVQQDEREAAYWYRKAADQEYAPAQYALGQLLDRDDTGTVDPRQATMWYRKAAEQGHALAQFALGLRHDSGHGAERDYEAAHFWYLCAARQGHARAQFNLGVMYAAGQGVPLDLVEAYAWLHRAGAAGIAPAAGYIRRVAARMEPALLAQANGYIGAA from the coding sequence ATGACCCCCAGCGAGATCGACGCTCGCCACACCGCTGAGTTCCTGCGGGTGAAGGCGCTGGCCGAGCGCGGCGTCGCCACGGCCCAGCACAGCCTGGGCTTCATGTACGTGAACGGCCAGGGCGTGCCGCGCAATTTCGAGCTTGCCGTCGCGTGGTACCGCATGGCCGCCAGCAGCGGCCTCGAACAGGCGCAGTACAACCTCGGCGTGATGTACCAGAAGGGGCAAGGCGTGGCGCAGGACCTGGGCCAGGCGTTGTACTGGTACCGGCAAGCCGCGGAGCAGGGCTACGTGCAGGCCCAGTACAACCTGGGCTGGCTGTATGCGAAAGGGCAGGGCACGCCAGCCGACGTGCACGAGGCGCTGCACTGGTTTAACAAGGCCGCCGAACAGGGCGATCCCGGCGCCCAGCACAATCTCGGCATGATGTACGAGGGCGGCAAGGGCGTCGCGCAGGACGTCGCGCTGGCCGTCGAGTGGTATCGCAAGGCCGCCGAACAGAATTACGCCCGCTCACAGTTCAATCTCGCGCTCCGGTACGACAGCGGCCAGGGCATCGCGCGCGACGTGCAGCAGGCCATCCACTGGTTCCGCAAGGCTGCGGAGCAGGGCTATGCGCCGGCCCAGTTCAACCTGGGCCTCCGCTACGACAAGGGCCAGGACCTGCCGCAGGACAGCGAGAAGGCGATCCTGTGGTATGGCCGCGCGGGAGAACAGGGCCACGCCAGCTCGCAATTCAACCTCGCGCTGATCTACGATGCCGGCCACGGCGTCGCGCGCGATCGGCAGCTGGCGCTGGCCTGGTTCCGGCGCGCGGCCGAGCAGGGGCACGCTGCTGCGCAGGACAACCTGGGCCTGCGTTACGAAATGGGGACAATGAGCGGCCAGGGTGTCGAGCAGGATCACGCACAGGCCGCGCACTGGTATGCCCTCGCGGCGGCGCAAGGCTTCGCGGGCGCGCAGTACCATCTGGGCCAACTGTATGACGCGGGCCACGGTGTGGCGCAGGATCCGTCGATCGCGCTGGACTGGTATCGCAAGGCCGCGGAGCAGGGCCACCTGCGCGCGCAGTTCGATCTCGCGCTGCGTTTTGAAAGCGGCAACGGCGTGCAGCAGGACGAGCGCGAAGCCGCGTACTGGTACCGCAAGGCAGCCGACCAGGAGTACGCGCCCGCGCAGTACGCGCTGGGCCAACTGCTGGACCGCGACGACACGGGAACGGTCGATCCGCGCCAGGCAACGATGTGGTACCGCAAGGCGGCCGAGCAGGGCCACGCGCTCGCGCAGTTCGCGCTGGGCCTGCGCCACGACAGCGGTCACGGCGCCGAGCGCGATTACGAGGCCGCCCATTTCTGGTACCTGTGCGCCGCGCGCCAGGGCCACGCGCGCGCCCAGTTCAACCTCGGCGTGATGTATGCGGCGGGGCAGGGCGTGCCGCTCGATCTCGTCGAAGCCTATGCATGGCTGCACCGCGCGGGCGCCGCAGGTATCGCACCTGCCGCCGGTTACATCCGGCGCGTGGCGGCGCGCATGGAACCTGCGTTGCTGGCGCAGGCCAACGGTTACATAGGTGCGGCGTAG
- a CDS encoding UdgX family uracil-DNA binding protein (This protein belongs to the uracil DNA glycosylase superfamily, members of which act in excision repair of DNA. However, it belongs more specifically to UdgX branch, whose founding member was found to bind uracil in DNA (where it does not belong), without cleaving it, appears to promote DNA repair by a pathway involving RecA, rather than base excision.): MTADALVRTGQPVLVETFAEWREAARELLVHGIPPDQVTWGAPHMGDLLAGGDLFTGAPAAAGAPHNPSIPPTEPLHPAPHIPRSLMEMLQSAACCRVPDRWAFLYRVIWRWQQGEHDVQSPADEDGARLHAMVKAVHREEHDMHAYIRFRERPEEAGPPRFVAWYEPRHDVLPQVAEHFISRMGKVSWMIATPEASVLWDGQTLHNTGPLVRDAADLEDTGEALWLTYYRSVFNPARLNTNVMHQHIQSDRWKNLPEAKIVPHMVSEAALGARKVGQYEAVGQRKGTTIPIAPEDAQPERQQPSKLDECRRCELWQFATQAVGGEGPRRAKIMFVGEQPGDQEDLAGQPFVGPAGKLLDRVCEAAGVDRDTIYVTNAVKHFKWEPRGKRRLHKTPVQREIEACHYWLDKELASVKPTVIVALGATALKSVLRTANVTLKNSLGKPLRHEGHWVVTTYHPSYVLRVPGEEAKREAFNTMVEGLKLAHELLERPVDVPDA, translated from the coding sequence ATGACTGCGGATGCGCTGGTCCGGACAGGGCAGCCGGTGCTGGTCGAGACGTTCGCGGAGTGGCGCGAAGCGGCGCGCGAACTGCTCGTCCACGGCATACCGCCCGACCAGGTGACGTGGGGCGCGCCGCACATGGGCGACCTGCTGGCGGGCGGCGACCTGTTCACGGGTGCGCCGGCCGCCGCCGGGGCACCGCATAATCCTTCCATACCGCCGACCGAGCCTTTGCACCCTGCGCCGCACATCCCGCGTTCGCTGATGGAGATGCTGCAGTCGGCCGCCTGCTGCCGCGTGCCGGACCGCTGGGCTTTCCTGTACCGCGTGATCTGGCGCTGGCAGCAGGGCGAGCACGACGTGCAGTCGCCGGCCGACGAGGATGGCGCACGGCTGCACGCGATGGTAAAGGCGGTCCACCGCGAGGAACACGACATGCATGCCTACATCCGCTTCCGCGAGCGCCCGGAAGAAGCCGGCCCGCCGCGCTTCGTCGCCTGGTACGAGCCGCGCCACGACGTGCTGCCCCAGGTCGCCGAGCATTTTATTTCCCGCATGGGCAAGGTCAGCTGGATGATCGCCACACCGGAGGCGAGCGTCCTGTGGGATGGCCAGACGCTGCACAATACCGGACCACTCGTGCGCGATGCGGCCGACCTCGAAGACACTGGCGAGGCCCTGTGGCTGACGTATTACCGCAGCGTGTTCAACCCCGCCCGCCTGAACACGAACGTGATGCACCAGCATATCCAATCGGACCGGTGGAAGAACCTGCCGGAGGCGAAGATCGTGCCGCACATGGTCAGCGAAGCGGCGCTGGGCGCACGCAAGGTGGGCCAGTACGAAGCCGTCGGCCAGCGCAAGGGCACGACGATCCCGATCGCCCCCGAGGACGCCCAGCCGGAACGCCAGCAGCCGTCGAAACTGGACGAATGCCGGCGCTGCGAGCTGTGGCAGTTCGCCACCCAGGCCGTCGGCGGCGAGGGACCAAGGCGCGCGAAGATCATGTTCGTCGGCGAGCAGCCGGGCGACCAGGAAGATCTCGCCGGACAACCGTTCGTCGGCCCGGCCGGCAAGCTGCTGGACCGCGTGTGCGAGGCGGCCGGCGTCGACCGCGACACGATCTACGTCACCAACGCCGTCAAGCATTTCAAATGGGAGCCGCGCGGCAAGCGCCGCCTGCACAAGACGCCGGTCCAGCGCGAGATCGAGGCCTGCCACTACTGGCTCGACAAGGAGCTGGCGAGCGTCAAGCCGACCGTCATCGTGGCCCTGGGCGCCACCGCGCTCAAATCCGTGCTGCGCACGGCCAACGTCACGCTCAAGAATTCCCTCGGCAAACCGCTGCGCCACGAGGGGCACTGGGTCGTCACGACGTACCACCCGTCGTACGTGCTGCGCGTGCCGGGCGAGGAGGCGAAGCGCGAGGCGTTCAACACGATGGTCGAGGGCCTGAAACTGGCGCACGAGCTCCTGGAGCGGCCGGTCGACGTACCCGACGCGTGA
- a CDS encoding putative bifunctional diguanylate cyclase/phosphodiesterase, with the protein MNPFSASATSSSPHDTQSSLGIDQPRLLLVDDEPRLLASLYELLQGRGYQLVTAATGSEALAHLSRLRFDLVLLDLRLPDIGGHEIMDFINEKGIDADVIVMSGEVGIDAAIGALKRGAYDYLRKPYSREELLKTVANALKQRRLEQANARIASQLENSEKMYRYLVDSSPDIIYTLNHEGKFTFINDRAYQLLGYKREELIGQHYSILVHDEDLERARYVFNERRVDERASRNVELRLKCHAGANQERTFNNTLMTISLNAIGMHVPDQEVRKLEFYGTYGVARDITDRKRAEEVISYQAYHDILTDLPNRILFKDRLGLAVIQAKRKQTELAVMFIDLDRFKLVNDTLGHVKGDELLQQAAGRLKECLRKGDTLARQGGDEFTIVLPELRDRDDARMVADKFLEVLQEPFDLDGHAVHISASIGIAVYPVHGESIDELLRHADIAMYQIKGQGKNGHAFYDPSMQDVSHQKIALEQSLRRALENNELEMYYQPQIDAISGRIVGAEALMRWNHPTRGIVSPGEFLPFAEENGLMLPISDWMIGALCRDMLQWKNIGNQVRLSLNLSPQYLDRGDFYEKMRNALLRYGIAPSQIEVEITENICIRNPQHAIEQLNKLGQLGVSVAIDDFGTGYSSLAYLHRFPVHTIKIDQSFVKEIHDEHGHYPVVLAIISIARGLGLNLIAEGVETDSQARYLRANGCLTMQGYLYHRPMPLGRFIDVLRTQGLPAGASNVLAFQA; encoded by the coding sequence CCGCGCCTGCTCGCCTCCCTGTACGAGTTGCTGCAGGGCCGCGGTTACCAGCTCGTCACGGCCGCCACCGGCAGCGAAGCCCTCGCGCACCTGTCGCGCCTGCGCTTCGACCTCGTGCTGCTCGACCTGCGCCTGCCCGACATCGGCGGCCACGAGATCATGGACTTCATTAACGAGAAGGGCATCGACGCAGACGTCATCGTGATGAGCGGCGAGGTCGGCATCGACGCCGCCATCGGCGCGCTGAAACGGGGCGCCTACGATTACCTGCGCAAGCCGTACAGCCGCGAGGAACTGCTCAAGACCGTCGCGAACGCGCTCAAGCAGCGCCGCCTCGAGCAGGCCAACGCGCGCATCGCGAGCCAGCTGGAAAACTCGGAAAAGATGTACCGCTACCTGGTGGATTCGTCGCCGGACATCATCTACACGCTGAACCACGAAGGCAAGTTCACCTTCATCAACGACCGCGCCTACCAGCTGCTCGGCTACAAGCGCGAAGAACTCATCGGCCAGCATTACTCGATCCTCGTGCACGACGAAGACCTGGAGCGCGCGCGCTACGTCTTCAACGAGCGCCGCGTCGACGAGCGGGCCTCGCGCAACGTCGAGCTGCGCCTGAAGTGCCACGCGGGCGCGAACCAGGAACGCACGTTCAACAACACCCTGATGACGATCTCGCTGAACGCGATCGGCATGCACGTGCCCGATCAGGAAGTCAGGAAGCTCGAGTTCTACGGCACGTACGGCGTCGCGCGCGACATCACGGACCGCAAGCGCGCCGAGGAAGTCATCTCGTACCAGGCCTACCACGACATCCTGACCGACCTGCCGAACCGCATCCTGTTCAAGGACCGCCTCGGCCTCGCCGTCATCCAGGCCAAGCGAAAGCAGACGGAACTCGCCGTCATGTTCATCGACCTGGACCGTTTTAAACTCGTCAACGATACGCTGGGCCACGTGAAGGGCGACGAACTGCTGCAGCAGGCCGCCGGCCGTTTGAAGGAATGCCTCCGAAAAGGCGACACGCTCGCGCGCCAGGGCGGCGACGAATTCACCATCGTGCTGCCGGAACTGCGCGACCGCGACGACGCGCGCATGGTGGCCGACAAATTCCTCGAAGTGCTGCAGGAGCCGTTCGACCTGGACGGCCACGCCGTGCACATCTCGGCGTCGATCGGCATCGCGGTCTATCCGGTCCACGGCGAATCGATCGACGAGCTGCTGCGCCACGCCGACATCGCCATGTACCAGATCAAGGGACAAGGCAAGAACGGCCACGCGTTCTACGACCCGTCGATGCAGGACGTGTCGCACCAGAAGATCGCGCTGGAACAGAGCCTGCGCCGCGCGCTCGAGAACAACGAGCTGGAGATGTACTACCAGCCGCAGATCGACGCCATCAGCGGCCGCATCGTCGGCGCCGAGGCGCTGATGCGCTGGAACCACCCCACGCGCGGCATCGTGTCGCCGGGCGAATTCCTGCCGTTCGCCGAAGAGAACGGCCTGATGCTGCCGATCTCGGACTGGATGATCGGCGCCCTGTGCCGCGACATGCTGCAGTGGAAGAACATCGGCAACCAGGTGCGGCTGTCGCTGAACCTGTCGCCGCAATACCTCGACCGCGGCGATTTCTACGAAAAGATGCGCAACGCGCTGCTGCGCTACGGGATCGCGCCGAGCCAGATCGAAGTCGAGATCACCGAGAACATCTGCATCCGCAACCCGCAGCACGCGATCGAGCAGCTCAACAAACTCGGCCAGCTGGGCGTCTCCGTCGCGATCGACGACTTCGGCACCGGCTATTCGTCGCTGGCCTACCTGCACCGCTTCCCGGTCCACACGATCAAGATCGACCAGTCGTTCGTCAAGGAGATCCACGACGAACACGGGCACTATCCGGTCGTCCTGGCCATCATCTCGATCGCGCGCGGCCTGGGCCTGAACCTGATCGCGGAAGGCGTCGAGACCGACTCGCAGGCACGCTACCTGCGCGCCAACGGCTGCCTGACGATGCAGGGCTACCTGTACCACCGCCCGATGCCGCTCGGCCGCTTCATCGACGTGCTGCGTACGCAGGGGCTGCCGGCGGGTGCGTCGAACGTACTCGCCTTCCAGGCCTGA
- a CDS encoding alpha/beta fold hydrolase, with amino-acid sequence MSVQFRNNVHVIGTGSTTMVFVHGFGCDQTMWRFVAPAFAERFRVVLYDLTGSGLSDWAAYDRTKYASLHGHVADLLDVLDACVAGPTVVVGHSVGASIALLATVAAPERFVAQVLVGPSPCYINDDDYIGGFNREDIDGLLQAMEANFIDWSRKMAPAIMGAPNRPELGQELTRSFCRNDPAIAKHFARVTFQTDIRAEVERSTVPALILQCSDDLIVPREVGEWLHEHLAHSTLQVIDNVGHCPHLSAPTASSVAIETFLARTLRYAAPM; translated from the coding sequence ATGTCTGTACAGTTCCGCAACAACGTCCACGTCATCGGCACCGGGTCCACGACGATGGTGTTCGTGCACGGTTTCGGTTGCGACCAGACGATGTGGCGTTTTGTGGCGCCGGCGTTTGCCGAGCGCTTCCGCGTCGTGCTGTACGACCTGACGGGCAGCGGCCTCTCCGACTGGGCGGCCTACGACCGCACGAAGTACGCCAGCCTGCACGGCCACGTGGCCGACTTGCTGGACGTGCTCGATGCCTGCGTGGCCGGCCCGACCGTCGTCGTCGGCCACTCGGTGGGCGCGTCGATCGCGCTGCTGGCGACGGTGGCCGCACCGGAGCGCTTCGTGGCCCAGGTGCTCGTCGGACCGTCGCCCTGCTACATCAACGACGACGACTACATCGGCGGCTTCAACCGCGAAGACATAGACGGCCTGCTGCAGGCGATGGAGGCCAACTTCATCGACTGGTCGCGCAAGATGGCGCCTGCGATCATGGGCGCGCCCAACCGCCCGGAACTGGGCCAGGAACTGACGCGCAGCTTCTGCCGCAACGACCCTGCCATCGCCAAGCATTTCGCGCGCGTGACCTTCCAGACCGATATCCGCGCCGAGGTGGAGCGCTCCACGGTCCCCGCCCTGATCCTGCAATGCAGCGACGATTTGATCGTGCCGCGCGAAGTGGGCGAGTGGCTGCACGAGCACCTGGCGCACAGCACGCTGCAGGTCATCGACAACGTGGGCCACTGCCCGCACCTGAGCGCGCCGACGGCGAGTTCGGTCGCGATCGAAACCTTCCTCGCGCGTACGCTGCGCTACGCCGCACCTATGTAA
- a CDS encoding putative DNA modification/repair radical SAM protein, with product MELKDKLEILADAAKYDASCASSGAPRRDSVDKDGLGATNGMGICHSYTPDGRCVSLLKILLTNFCVYDCQYCVNRRTSNVPRARFSVDEVVKLTRDFYLRNYIDGLFLSSGIIQSSDYTMEQLVEVARRLREEHQFRGYIHLKTIPDADPRLIELAGRYADRLSVNIELPTQDSVTKLAPEKNVHTIKLAMGSIRTKLDEKDDHPKAPTFAPAGQSTQMIVGADASDDQTILNTAQTLYGSYKLKRVYYSAFSPIPQSPSSVPSAPPPLLREHRLYQADFLLRGYGFTAKELMPQAGNLALDIDPKLGWALANRDHFPLDLNRADESMIARVPGIGLRTAKRLIDLRRLRRIRWEDLSRLRCSLKKLAPFVITADYRPAQGAASTDLLRRNLADAPQQMNLWPELQAA from the coding sequence ATGGAACTCAAAGACAAGCTCGAGATCCTGGCCGATGCAGCCAAGTACGACGCGTCCTGCGCCAGCAGCGGCGCGCCCAGGCGCGATTCCGTCGACAAGGACGGGCTGGGGGCGACGAACGGCATGGGCATCTGCCACAGCTATACGCCGGACGGGCGCTGCGTGTCGCTGCTCAAGATCCTGCTGACGAACTTCTGCGTCTACGATTGCCAGTACTGCGTGAACCGGCGCACGTCGAACGTGCCGCGCGCCCGTTTTTCCGTCGACGAGGTCGTGAAGCTCACGCGCGATTTTTACCTGCGCAACTACATCGACGGCCTGTTCCTCAGCTCCGGCATCATCCAGTCGAGCGACTACACGATGGAGCAACTGGTGGAGGTCGCGCGCCGCCTGCGCGAAGAGCACCAGTTCCGCGGCTATATCCATCTGAAAACGATCCCGGATGCCGATCCGCGCCTCATCGAGCTGGCCGGCCGCTATGCCGACCGCCTGTCGGTGAACATCGAGCTGCCCACGCAGGACAGCGTGACGAAGCTCGCGCCCGAAAAGAACGTCCACACGATCAAGCTGGCGATGGGTTCCATCCGCACGAAGCTGGACGAAAAGGACGACCACCCCAAGGCGCCCACGTTCGCGCCGGCGGGGCAGAGCACGCAGATGATCGTCGGCGCGGATGCCAGCGACGACCAGACGATCCTGAATACCGCGCAGACGCTGTACGGCAGCTACAAGCTGAAACGCGTGTATTACTCGGCCTTCAGCCCGATCCCGCAAAGCCCGTCCAGCGTGCCGTCCGCGCCGCCGCCGCTGCTGCGCGAGCACCGGCTGTATCAAGCCGACTTCCTGTTGCGCGGCTATGGCTTCACGGCGAAGGAGCTGATGCCGCAGGCCGGCAACCTGGCGCTGGACATCGACCCCAAGCTGGGCTGGGCGCTCGCGAACCGCGACCACTTCCCGCTCGACCTGAACCGCGCGGACGAGTCCATGATCGCGCGCGTGCCGGGTATCGGACTGCGCACCGCGAAGCGCCTGATCGATCTGCGGCGGCTGCGGCGCATCCGCTGGGAAGACCTGTCGCGCCTGCGCTGCAGCCTGAAAAAGCTGGCGCCGTTCGTGATCACGGCGGACTACAGGCCGGCGCAGGGCGCCGCATCGACCGACCTGCTGCGGCGTAACCTGGCCGACGCCCCGCAGCAGATGAACCTGTGGCCGGAACTGCAGGCGGCGTGA
- a CDS encoding TraB/GumN family protein, with protein MSKRYACALYLSFLTLPVLAQTTPQPEPAPTAQPVTVEAADAVPATVVVEGRRPGPGVWKVSKGDHVMWVFGLYAPLPQKMEWDASRVERLVARSQEVLLPPGANVEVGFFRGLTLLPSMIGMEKNPDGARLQDLVPADAYAHWQVLKDKYIGKDDGIERDRPVFAADKLLHAGLKKNGLAPNNDVRGEIGKIASQNKVKLTPTILQLELDDPRRTLKEFKKTQMADLSCFTKTLDRLDTDIETMRVRANAWANGNIADIARLDFAARDEACGDALLNSDLAKTTPAFQNLRERIRANWMKMAEKSLANNTSTFALLMMKDLVGPANYLADLQAKGYTVESPR; from the coding sequence ATGAGCAAACGATATGCATGTGCGCTTTACCTGAGTTTCCTGACCCTGCCGGTTCTGGCCCAGACCACGCCCCAGCCTGAACCCGCACCCACAGCCCAGCCCGTTACCGTCGAGGCCGCCGATGCCGTCCCCGCCACCGTCGTCGTCGAAGGCCGCCGGCCCGGTCCCGGCGTCTGGAAAGTCTCGAAGGGCGACCACGTGATGTGGGTGTTCGGCCTCTACGCCCCGCTGCCGCAGAAGATGGAATGGGATGCGTCGCGCGTCGAACGTCTCGTGGCCAGGTCGCAGGAAGTGCTGCTGCCGCCCGGCGCCAACGTCGAGGTCGGGTTCTTCCGGGGTCTGACTTTGCTGCCGTCCATGATCGGCATGGAAAAGAATCCGGACGGCGCCCGGCTGCAGGACTTGGTGCCGGCCGACGCGTATGCGCACTGGCAAGTCCTGAAAGACAAATACATCGGCAAGGACGACGGCATCGAGCGCGACCGGCCGGTCTTCGCGGCCGACAAACTGCTTCACGCGGGCCTGAAGAAGAACGGCCTCGCGCCCAACAACGACGTGCGCGGCGAAATCGGCAAGATCGCCAGCCAGAACAAGGTCAAGCTGACGCCCACCATCCTGCAGCTCGAACTCGACGATCCGCGCCGCACGCTGAAGGAATTCAAGAAGACGCAGATGGCGGACCTGAGCTGCTTCACGAAGACGCTGGACCGCCTGGACACCGACATCGAGACGATGCGGGTCCGTGCCAACGCGTGGGCCAACGGCAACATCGCCGACATTGCCCGCCTGGACTTTGCCGCACGCGACGAGGCATGCGGCGATGCACTGCTGAACAGCGACCTGGCGAAGACGACGCCGGCCTTCCAGAACCTGCGCGAACGCATCCGTGCCAACTGGATGAAGATGGCCGAAAAATCGCTGGCCAATAACACGTCGACGTTCGCGCTGCTGATGATGAAGGACCTCGTCGGTCCGGCGAATTACCTGGCCGACCTGCAGGCGAAAGGCTACACGGTCGAGAGCCCAAGATAA
- a CDS encoding TraB/GumN family protein, whose translation MRKRTNRYVLWLGLLALPAFAQTLEQAVDPNAIPATVVVEGRRPGPGVWKVSKGTHVMWVFGTYAPLPRKMEWDASRVERLVAKSQEVLMPPVAKAHIGFFSGLTALPSLIGIKRNPDNAVLHDVVPADVYAHWTVLKAKYIGDDDGIEHYRPVFAGEELLLAGLKKSGLSYGNEVLGKIEDIAKKNKVNMTDSGYDVMVDDPRKLVRDFKNSQVDDLVCFTKTLDTLDTDLETMRVRANAWANGDIAEIRGLNFAERRDACLDAVMNSSIAKDAAALRQVRQRLRTSWLKAAENALASNATTFAVLEIQDIVGPTSYLAGLQARGYTVESPR comes from the coding sequence ATGAGGAAGAGAACCAACCGATACGTGCTCTGGCTGGGCCTGCTGGCCCTGCCGGCGTTCGCGCAGACCCTGGAGCAGGCCGTCGACCCGAACGCCATCCCCGCGACCGTCGTCGTCGAAGGCCGCCGACCCGGCCCGGGCGTGTGGAAGGTGTCGAAGGGAACGCACGTGATGTGGGTCTTCGGGACATATGCGCCGCTGCCGCGGAAGATGGAGTGGGATGCGTCGCGCGTGGAGCGTCTCGTGGCGAAGTCACAGGAAGTCCTGATGCCGCCCGTCGCGAAAGCCCATATCGGTTTCTTCAGCGGATTGACGGCGTTGCCGAGCCTCATCGGCATCAAGCGCAATCCGGACAATGCGGTCCTGCACGACGTCGTCCCGGCCGACGTCTACGCGCACTGGACGGTATTGAAGGCCAAATACATCGGCGACGACGACGGCATCGAGCATTATCGTCCCGTCTTCGCGGGCGAGGAGTTGCTGCTCGCCGGCCTCAAGAAAAGCGGCCTCTCCTATGGCAACGAGGTGCTCGGCAAGATCGAGGACATCGCGAAAAAGAACAAGGTCAACATGACCGACTCGGGCTACGACGTGATGGTCGACGACCCCCGCAAGCTCGTGCGGGACTTCAAGAATTCGCAGGTGGACGACCTCGTCTGCTTCACGAAGACGCTCGACACCCTGGACACCGATCTCGAAACGATGCGCGTGCGCGCGAATGCCTGGGCCAACGGCGACATCGCCGAGATCCGCGGGCTGAATTTCGCCGAGCGCCGCGATGCGTGCCTGGACGCCGTCATGAACAGCTCGATCGCGAAGGATGCCGCGGCCTTGCGCCAGGTGCGCCAGCGTCTGCGCACGTCCTGGCTGAAGGCGGCGGAAAATGCGCTGGCCAGCAACGCCACCACCTTCGCCGTGCTGGAGATCCAGGACATCGTCGGCCCGACGAGCTACCTCGCCGGGCTGCAGGCCAGGGGTTACACGGTCGAAAGTCCCAGATGA
- the epsC gene encoding serine O-acetyltransferase EpsC, whose product MADFDIGAIVRDLNEARRQWRQAHRPAGEVRGIEFPSREALATIVGQLKGVLFPLRLGPPDLRQESEDFHVAHALDTALHALLRQVRIELRYGAALRHLTHTDIEPQALDATRAFGAALPGIRTLLDSDVIAAFQGDPAARSVDEVLLCYPGIHAMIHHRLAHCLYGLGLPLLARIIAEQAHAETGIDIHPGATIGAGFFIDHGTGVVIGETAVIGQRVRLYQAVTLGAKRFPANVDGTLQKGLPRHPVVEDDVVIYAGATVLGRITIGKGAVIGGNVWVTHDVPPGARVAQAASREDGLGVPGEPA is encoded by the coding sequence ATGGCCGACTTCGACATCGGCGCGATCGTGCGCGACTTGAACGAAGCGCGCCGGCAATGGCGCCAGGCCCATCGTCCGGCCGGCGAAGTGCGCGGCATCGAGTTTCCGTCACGCGAAGCGCTGGCGACCATCGTCGGGCAGCTGAAAGGCGTGCTGTTTCCGCTGCGACTGGGGCCGCCCGACCTGCGCCAGGAAAGCGAGGATTTCCATGTCGCCCACGCCCTCGACACCGCCCTGCACGCGCTGCTGCGCCAGGTGCGCATCGAACTGCGCTACGGCGCCGCGCTGCGCCACCTGACCCATACCGACATCGAACCCCAGGCGCTCGACGCCACGCGCGCGTTCGGCGCTGCGCTGCCCGGCATCCGCACCCTGCTCGACAGCGACGTGATCGCCGCCTTCCAGGGCGACCCGGCCGCACGCAGCGTCGACGAGGTGCTGCTGTGCTATCCGGGCATCCACGCAATGATCCACCACCGCCTCGCGCACTGCCTGTACGGGCTCGGCCTGCCGCTGCTGGCGCGCATCATCGCCGAGCAGGCGCATGCGGAAACAGGCATCGACATCCACCCGGGTGCGACGATCGGCGCCGGCTTCTTCATCGACCACGGCACGGGCGTCGTGATCGGCGAGACGGCCGTCATCGGCCAGCGCGTGCGCCTGTACCAGGCCGTCACGCTCGGCGCCAAGCGCTTCCCCGCGAATGTCGACGGCACGTTGCAGAAGGGCTTGCCGCGCCATCCCGTCGTCGAGGACGACGTCGTCATCTATGCCGGCGCCACCGTGCTGGGCCGCATCACGATCGGCAAGGGCGCCGTCATCGGCGGCAATGTCTGGGTGACGCACGACGTACCGCCGGGTGCCCGCGTGGCCCAGGCCGCGTCGCGCGAGGACGGCCTGGGGGTGCCGGGCGAACCTGCGTAG